One Gelria sp. Kuro-4 DNA segment encodes these proteins:
- the cas2 gene encoding CRISPR-associated endonuclease Cas2 yields MFVIEVYDVNQKRVAKVLKISRKYLYWVQNSVLEGEITEAYFRMLKAELARTINNEEDSIIFYTFRTTKYSERESMGIVKGGEEKIY; encoded by the coding sequence GTGTTTGTCATCGAGGTGTATGACGTTAACCAGAAGCGCGTTGCCAAGGTTCTTAAAATCAGCCGTAAGTACCTGTACTGGGTCCAGAACTCCGTCTTAGAAGGGGAGATCACGGAAGCCTATTTTAGAATGCTGAAGGCCGAGCTGGCGCGGACGATTAATAATGAAGAGGATTCAATAATCTTCTATACCTTTCGCACCACGAAGTATTCTGAGCGGGAGTCCATGGGGATCGTCAAAGGTGGGGAAGAAAAAATCTACTGA
- the cas1b gene encoding type I-B CRISPR-associated endonuclease Cas1b, which translates to MKKSIYIFKDGQLKRESNTLCLITEEGKRFLPIEDISEVHILGEMDLNKRLLEFLAEKEVILHFYNHYGYYTGTYYPRQHLNSGFMIVKQVEHYTDPVRRLELARSFVTGAYKNIRQVLVYYERREKQVGATIAHIDDLGSALESTSTIEQLMAVEGNIRDAYYGSFDTIIGDPDFPFVERSKRPPGNELNALISFGNSLMYTTTLSEIYRTHLDPRIGFLHASNFRRFSLQLDVAEIFKPIIVDRVIFTLLGKHMLKKTDFEKHLNGMALTQKGRTTFIKEFEQKMLTTLKHRDLGREVTYRRLVRMELYKLEKHLMGERKYEPFVARW; encoded by the coding sequence ATGAAGAAGTCTATTTATATCTTTAAGGACGGCCAATTGAAGCGGGAATCCAACACCCTTTGCCTCATAACGGAGGAAGGGAAACGCTTTCTCCCTATTGAAGATATCAGTGAGGTACACATCCTAGGCGAAATGGACTTAAACAAACGGCTTTTGGAATTCCTCGCTGAGAAAGAGGTTATCCTGCACTTCTATAACCACTATGGTTACTACACTGGGACTTACTACCCCCGGCAACACCTCAATTCCGGTTTCATGATCGTCAAGCAGGTGGAGCACTATACTGACCCCGTGCGGCGGTTAGAACTGGCCCGCTCTTTCGTGACCGGAGCTTATAAGAACATCAGACAGGTTCTCGTGTACTACGAACGACGGGAGAAGCAGGTGGGTGCCACCATCGCGCACATAGATGATTTGGGAAGCGCCTTGGAGTCGACAAGTACCATTGAACAGCTTATGGCCGTTGAGGGTAATATTCGGGACGCTTATTACGGCAGTTTCGACACCATCATCGGGGACCCGGATTTCCCTTTTGTGGAACGGAGCAAACGCCCGCCCGGCAACGAGCTCAATGCCTTAATCAGTTTCGGTAATTCCCTCATGTACACCACTACACTGAGCGAGATATATCGTACTCATCTTGATCCGAGAATCGGGTTCTTGCACGCGTCCAATTTCCGCCGTTTTTCCCTCCAGCTCGATGTCGCTGAGATCTTTAAACCAATCATAGTAGATCGAGTCATCTTCACCTTACTAGGAAAGCACATGCTGAAGAAAACCGACTTTGAGAAGCATCTTAACGGTATGGCGTTGACCCAAAAGGGGCGGACCACGTTCATCAAAGAGTTCGAGCAGAAGATGCTGACCACCCTCAAACACCGTGACTTGGGGCGTGAAGTAACTTACCGCCGCCTGGTGCGGATGGAGTTGTATAAGTTGGAGAAGCACCTGATGGGCGAGCGCAAGTATGAGCCCTTTGTGGCTAGGTGGTAA